From Arachis stenosperma cultivar V10309 chromosome 2, arast.V10309.gnm1.PFL2, whole genome shotgun sequence, one genomic window encodes:
- the LOC130961043 gene encoding pentatricopeptide repeat-containing protein At3g23020-like produces MLLKFHPLCLNDVNALAPTSTSTSTSILPENNNFVRILHSPNSTKHVIEHQHTPPKSLNLEQDLGILKKRVDRSVVLQHNKVHIRCLTKWVCYGGRIPSILQALSTVQDLDEALMPWQEALTCKEISIILKEQVSWERALQIFEWLEKKCCYELNVIHYNIIFRVLGEAQKWCLVESLWDEMNARGVEPVNSTYGTLIDVYGKGGQRKDKALVWLKKMRSQGMEPDEITMGIVVQLHKRNGEYQKAHEFFSKWYSTGEPLRLRRSNNTSKVSHNVLSYTNVCLSSRTYNTLIDMYGKAGQLWAAFEIFAKMIKQGVSLTTVTLNTMIHLYGNHGCLEKVSLLLQRMVELRCLPDARTYNILISVYIKHNNINLAVRYFAMMKETCLEPDLVSYRTLLHAYSTRKMVHEAEEHMQEMDEKGLEIDEFAQSAVTRMYVELRMLKKSWLWFRRFHLAGSITSDCYSAIIDAYGQQGYTLEAERVFNCCKERKKLGVLVFNVMIKAYGVGKCYDKACQLFDSMETYGFVADNCSYSSLIHILATADRPHIAKAYLKRMQEAGLVTDCIPYAAVITSFGKLGQLEQAKGLYKEMIGYNVQPDVIIYGVLINAFADAGSVKEAVSYLDEMQRAGFPRNPTIDNSLMKLYTKVGYLKEAQETYKLLQSSEQGPSIFSSNCMLDLYTERLMVEQAIEIFESLKQKGVANEFSYAMMLRMYKKIGRLDEAIQIAKQMRNLGLVTDLLSYNNIIGLYSLARRPQEATKTFKEMAKSGIQPDDFTFSALGQCLLNYGVSKQDIGRLEVMVKKDAPNALQEWMLMLSSVLGIDGYTY; encoded by the coding sequence ATGCTTTTGAAGTTTCACCCTTTGTGTTTGAACGATGTAAATGCACTTGCCCCAACTTCAACGTCAACTTCCACCTCAATTCTGCCTGAAAACAACAACTTTGTCCGCATTCTCCATAGCCCCAATTCCACAAAACATGTCATAGAACACCAACACACTCCACCTAAGAGCCTGAATTTGGAACAGGATTTGGGGATTCTAAAGAAAAGGGTTGATAGGTCTGTTGTTTTGCAGCATAACAAGGTGCACATTAGGTGTTTGACGAAATGGGTATGTTATGGTGGACGCATTCCTTCTATTCTTCAGGCTCTGAGTACTGTTCAGGACTTGGATGAGGCTCTCATGCCATGGCAAGAGGCCTTGACCTGCAAGGAAATTAGTATTATTTTGAAGGAACAGGTTTCTTGGGAGAGGGCTCTTCAGATTTTTGAGTGGCTTGAGAAAAAGTGTTGTTATGAGTTGAATGTGATTCATTATAACATTATCTTCAGGGTCCTAGGCGAGGCGCAAAAGTGGTGCCTTGTGGAGAGTTTGTGGGATGAGATGAATGCAAGAGGGGTTGAACCTGTGAATTCCACATATGGAACTTTGATTGATGTTTATGGTAAAGGTGGACAGAGAAAAGACAAAGCACTTGTTTGGCTTAAGAAGATGCGAAGTCAAGGAATGGAACCTGATGAGATCACAATGGGGATTGTTGTTCAGTTGCATAAGAGGAATGGAGAGTACCAGAAAGCTCACGAATTTTTTAGTAAATGGTACTCAACAGGTGAACCTCTGAGACTAAGGAGGAGTAATAATACTTCAAAAGTAAGCCACAATGTGTTATCATATACCAATGTTTGTTTAAGCTCAAGGACATATAATACTTTGATTGACATGTATGGTAAAGCTGGCCAACTTTGGGCAGCGTTTGAAATCTTTGCTAAGATGATCAAACAAGGTGTATCTCTGACCACAGTGACACTTAATACAATGATTCATTTATATGGAAATCATGGATGCCTTGAGAAAGTTAGTTTGCTGTTGCAGAGGATGGTGGAGCTTCGGTGCCTACCTGATGCAAGGACATATAACATACTTATTTCTGTTTATATTAAgcataataatatcaatttgGCAGTGAGGTATTTTGCAATGATGAAAGAGACCTGTCTTGAACCGGACCTTGTTAGTTATCGTACCCTCTTGCATGCATACTCTACAAGGAAAATGGTACATGAAGCCGAAGAGCACATGCAGGAGATGGATGAGAAGGGTCTTGAGATTGATGAATTCGCCCAATCTGCTGTGACTAGGATGTATGTAGAGTTGCGTATGCTTAAGAAATCATGGTTGTGGTTCAGGAGGTTTCATCTAGCTGGGAGTATTACGTCAGACTGTTATTCCGCCATTATTGATGCATATGGCCAGCAAGGGTATACTTTAGAAGCAGAGAGAGTCTTTAACTGTTGCAAAGAAAGGAAGAAGCTTGGCGTCCTTGTGTTTAATGTGATGATTAAAGCTTACGGGGTTGGAAAATGCTATGATAAAGCATGTCAGTTGTTTGACAGTATGGAAACATATGGTTTTGTTGCAGACAACTGTAGCTACAGTTCTCTCATACATATCTTGGCCACTGCTGACAGGCCACACATTGCAAAAGCTTATTTGAAAAGAATGCAAGAGGCAGGACTAGTGACTGATTGCATTCCATATGCCGCGGTGATAACAAGCTTTGGAAAGTTAGGCCAATTGGAACAGGCAAAAGGATTATACAAGGAGATGATTGGATATAATGTCCAGCCTGATGTAATTATCTATGGGGTGTTAATCAATGCGTTTGCTGATGCTGGAAGTGTTAAAGAAGCTGTTAGTTATCTTGATGAAATGCAACGGGCAGGTTTTCCAAGAAATCCAACTATAGACAACTCTTTGATGAAGTTGTATACCAAAGTAGGGTACTTGAAAGAAGCACAAGAAACATACAAGTTGCTTCAGTCATCAGAGCAGGGTCCTTCTATATTTTCCTCTAATTGTATGCTTGATCTTTATACTGAACGACTAATGGTTGAACAAGCGATCGAGATATTTGAGAGCTTAAAGCAGAAAGGTGTTGCAAATGAGTTCTCATATGCAATGATGTTACGCATGTATAAGAAAATTGGGAGATTGGACGAAGCCATTCAGATTGCGAAACAAATGAGAAACCTAGGACTCGTCACTGATTTATTAAGTTATAATAACATAATTGGCTTGTATTCTCTTGCTAGGAGGCcacaggaagctaccaagacTTTCAAGGAAATGGCAAAATCCGGAATTCAACCAGATGATTTTACATTCAGCGCTCTTGGACAATGTTTGCTGAATTATGGAGTTTCAAAGCAAGATATTGGAAGGCTAGAAGTAATGGTTAAGAAGGATGCACCAAATGCTTTGCAAGAATGGATGTTGATGCTCTCATCTGTGCTGGGAATAGATGGTTATACATATTAA
- the LOC130962282 gene encoding LOB domain-containing protein 29-like gives MTGSGSPCGACKFLRRKCVRGCVFAPYFCHEQGATHFAAIHKVFGASNVSKLLAHLPVGDRCEAAVTISYEAQARLQDPIYGCVSHIFALQQQVVNLQAQLAYLKEQAAQQSCVNGGNPNNERYFDKPNIADNNNNNFITPQDLQSWLFNMENSSSSNLGGLESLHPNLCNNNDSSYNGISDGNNNNNNVNNSMMMMMDLKPINNNGSYYENSNSFSSFEESSSNSMSYEMETNGGTKWSFHEVDDLHSVAFGYRR, from the exons ATGACAGGTTCTGGTTCTCCTTGTGGTGCTTGCAAGTTCTTGAGGAGAAAATGTGTGAGAGGTTGTGTTTTTGCACCTTACTTCTGCCATGAACAAGGTGCTACCCATTTTGCAGCCATTCACAAAGTGTTTGGTGCAAGCAATGTTTCAAAGCTCCTTGCCCATCTTCCGGTCGGCGACCGCTGCGAAGCGGCCGTCACGATTTCGTATGAAGCTCAGGCAAGGCTTCAAGATCCTATCTATGGCTGTGTCTCTCATATATTTGCCCTTCAGCAACAG GTGGTGAATTTACAAGCACAGCTAGCGTATCTAAAGGAACAAGCAGCACAACAAAGTTGTGTGAATGGTGGAAACCCTAATAATGAGAGATACTTTGATAAACCTAATATTGCtgataacaacaacaataatttcATTACTCCTCAAGATCTTCAAAGTTGGTTGTTCAATATGGAAAATTCTTCATCTTCAAACTTGGGTGGCCTTGAATCTCTTCATCCAAATTTGTGCAACAACAATGATTCTTCTTATAATGGTATTAGTGATggaaacaacaacaacaacaatgttAATAATtccatgatgatgatgatggatcTAAAGCCAATTAATAATAATGGGAGTTACTATGAAAATTCAAACTCATTCTCTAGCTTTGAAGAGAGTTCTTCAAACTCCATGTCCTATGAGATGGAAACAAATGGTGGGACAAAATGGTCTTTTCATGAAGTTGATGATCTTCATTCAGTGGCCTTTGGTTACAGAAGATAA